Proteins encoded by one window of Phytohabitans houttuyneae:
- a CDS encoding branched-chain amino acid aminotransferase — MSGGDKLDFEIRPNPQPVSAAERAALLANPGFGRIFTDHMVTIKYADGKGWYDARVEARGPIPMDPASAVLHYAQEIFEGLKAYHAADGGVTMFRPDANARRFNISAERMSMPQLPEQTFLDSLHHIIEIDREWIPPTEDGSLYLRPFMYASEVFLGVRPALEYLYVLIASPVGAYFSGGVKPVAVWVSQEYTRAAPGGTGAAKCGGNYAASLAAQAEAIQHGCDQVVFLDAVERKFVDELGGMNIFFVYDDGTMATPPLTGTILPGITRDSVMALAAREGRRVEERPVSFEEWRADAKSGRLREVFACGTAAVITPIGVVRTPEGEFAMGDGGPGEVTMDLREQLVAIQRGRADDPHGWVHRVI; from the coding sequence ATGAGCGGTGGTGACAAGCTCGACTTCGAGATCCGTCCGAATCCTCAGCCGGTATCGGCCGCCGAGCGCGCCGCGCTGCTGGCCAACCCGGGCTTCGGCCGCATCTTCACCGACCACATGGTCACGATCAAGTACGCGGACGGCAAAGGGTGGTACGACGCACGCGTCGAGGCCCGCGGCCCGATCCCGATGGACCCCGCCTCCGCGGTGCTGCACTACGCGCAGGAGATCTTCGAGGGCCTGAAGGCGTACCACGCGGCCGACGGCGGCGTGACGATGTTCCGCCCGGACGCCAACGCACGGCGGTTCAACATCTCCGCCGAGCGCATGTCCATGCCGCAGCTGCCCGAGCAGACCTTCCTCGACTCGCTGCACCACATCATCGAGATCGACCGCGAGTGGATCCCGCCGACCGAGGACGGCAGCCTCTACCTGCGCCCGTTCATGTACGCGAGCGAGGTCTTCCTCGGCGTGCGCCCCGCGCTTGAGTACCTGTACGTCCTGATCGCCTCACCCGTCGGCGCCTACTTCTCGGGCGGCGTCAAGCCGGTCGCGGTGTGGGTCTCCCAGGAGTACACGCGGGCAGCGCCCGGCGGCACCGGCGCGGCCAAGTGCGGCGGCAACTACGCCGCCTCGCTGGCCGCACAGGCCGAGGCCATCCAGCACGGCTGCGACCAGGTGGTGTTCCTGGACGCGGTGGAGCGCAAGTTCGTCGACGAGCTCGGCGGCATGAACATCTTCTTCGTGTACGACGACGGCACCATGGCCACGCCCCCGCTGACCGGCACCATCCTGCCCGGCATCACCCGCGACTCGGTGATGGCGCTGGCCGCCCGCGAGGGCCGCCGCGTGGAGGAGCGCCCGGTGAGCTTCGAGGAGTGGCGGGCGGACGCCAAGAGCGGCCGCCTCCGCGAGGTCTTCGCCTGCGGCACGGCCGCGGTCATCACCCCGATCGGGGTGGTCCGCACGCCGGAGGGCGAGTTCGCGATGGGCGACGGCGGCCCGGGCGAGGTCACGATGGACCTGCGCGAGCAGCTCGTCGCCATCCAGCGCGGCCGCGCCGACGACCCGCACGGCTGGGTCCACCGCGTCATCTGA
- a CDS encoding 3-isopropylmalate dehydrogenase: protein MARIAVVAGDGIGTEVVAQALKVIDVVLPGEVTATEYDLGAARYHRTGEVLPDSVLAELAEHDAILLGAVGDPTVPPGVLERGLLLKLRFAFDQYVNLRPSRLWPGTSSPLAHVKPGEIDFVVVREGTEGLYAGAGGTLHRDTPAEVATEESLNTRHGVERVIRDAFGRAQRRERRKVTLVHKTNVLTHAGSLWSRAFEAVKADFPDVETEYQHVDAAAMYLVTQPQRYDVVVTDNLFGDILTDIAAAVTGGIGLAASGCINPSREFPSMFEPVHGSAPDIAGKGLADPVAAVLSASLLLDHLGHADEARRVSEAVAAELASRTPGAPLRTAEVGDRLAAAVAA from the coding sequence GTGGCACGCATCGCGGTGGTCGCCGGCGACGGCATCGGGACCGAGGTGGTCGCGCAGGCCCTCAAGGTCATTGACGTCGTGCTTCCCGGCGAAGTGACCGCGACGGAGTACGACCTGGGCGCCGCGCGCTACCACCGCACCGGCGAAGTGCTGCCGGACTCCGTGCTCGCCGAGCTCGCCGAGCACGACGCGATCCTGCTCGGCGCCGTCGGCGACCCGACCGTGCCGCCGGGCGTGCTGGAGCGCGGGCTGCTGCTCAAGCTGCGCTTCGCCTTCGACCAGTACGTCAACCTGCGCCCGTCCCGCCTCTGGCCCGGCACGTCGAGCCCGCTCGCACACGTCAAGCCCGGCGAGATCGACTTCGTGGTGGTGCGCGAGGGCACCGAGGGGCTGTACGCGGGGGCTGGCGGCACGCTGCACCGTGACACGCCCGCCGAGGTCGCGACCGAGGAGAGCCTCAACACGCGGCACGGCGTCGAGCGGGTCATCCGCGACGCCTTCGGTCGGGCCCAGCGCCGCGAGCGGCGCAAGGTGACGCTGGTGCACAAGACAAACGTCCTGACCCACGCGGGCTCGCTGTGGTCGCGCGCCTTCGAGGCGGTCAAGGCCGACTTCCCGGACGTGGAGACGGAGTACCAGCACGTCGACGCGGCCGCCATGTACCTGGTGACCCAGCCGCAGCGCTACGACGTCGTGGTCACCGACAACCTCTTCGGTGACATCCTCACCGACATCGCCGCCGCGGTCACGGGCGGCATCGGGCTCGCCGCCAGCGGGTGCATCAACCCGTCGCGCGAGTTCCCCTCGATGTTCGAGCCGGTCCACGGTTCGGCTCCGGACATCGCCGGCAAGGGCCTGGCCGACCCGGTCGCGGCCGTGCTGTCGGCGTCGCTGCTGCTCGACCACCTCGGCCACGCAGACGAGGCCCGTCGAGTATCCGAGGCGGTCGCGGCCGAGTTGGCGTCCCGTACCCCGGGTGCCCCGCTGCGCACCGCCGAGGTTGGCGACCGGCTCGCCGCCGCTGTCGCGGCCTAG
- a CDS encoding FAD:protein FMN transferase — translation MPSRSVARTGRLRDGRGRADLWLGYQGPANRPFGAATSAATGRLVARHAVHTSAADFSLMLVAPEWMTRRTVSLAIADAVAELRAIDATYSPLRRGSLVSLLRRGEVTPEAYAPLADIVARCDAMRAATDGWFDAWAVPGGFDPGGLLKGWAVERAAARLRASGITDYAVVGEADLAVRGNAPHGGPWRVAIHHPREPRRVPMMLEMTEGAVGTSGITGHSGHVVDPHTGEIVRHVGCAVVTGPDLSIADAYATALYAAGPAGLGWFPTVDGYRMLFADCRPA, via the coding sequence ATGCCGAGCCGTAGCGTCGCACGGACGGGGCGGCTGAGAGACGGGCGGGGCCGCGCTGACCTGTGGCTCGGCTACCAGGGCCCGGCCAACCGGCCGTTCGGGGCCGCCACCTCCGCCGCGACGGGCCGGTTGGTCGCCCGCCACGCGGTGCACACCTCGGCGGCCGACTTCTCGCTGATGCTCGTCGCGCCCGAGTGGATGACCCGCCGCACGGTAAGTCTGGCCATCGCCGACGCCGTCGCCGAGCTCCGCGCGATCGACGCGACCTACAGCCCGCTGCGCCGCGGCAGCCTCGTGTCGCTGCTGCGGCGGGGCGAGGTCACCCCGGAGGCCTACGCGCCACTGGCCGACATCGTGGCCCGCTGCGACGCGATGCGCGCGGCCACCGACGGGTGGTTCGACGCCTGGGCGGTGCCCGGCGGCTTCGACCCGGGCGGCCTGCTCAAGGGCTGGGCCGTGGAGCGTGCCGCGGCGCGGCTGCGCGCGTCGGGCATCACTGACTACGCCGTGGTGGGCGAGGCGGATCTGGCGGTGCGGGGCAACGCACCGCACGGCGGGCCCTGGCGCGTCGCGATCCACCATCCGCGCGAGCCGCGCCGGGTGCCGATGATGCTGGAGATGACCGAGGGCGCGGTCGGCACCTCCGGCATCACCGGCCACAGCGGGCACGTGGTCGACCCGCACACCGGCGAGATCGTGCGCCACGTCGGCTGCGCTGTCGTGACCGGTCCCGACCTGTCCATCGCCGACGCCTACGCCACGGCCCTCTACGCCGCCGGGCCGGCCGGGCTCGGCTGGTTTCCCACTGTGGACGGTTACCGCATGCTCTTCGCCGACTGCCGTCCCGCCTAA
- the serA gene encoding phosphoglycerate dehydrogenase has protein sequence MTPVAFTPVVLIAEELAPAAIDVLAHDFDVRHVDGTDRPALLAALSEAHAVIVRSATQIDAEAVAAAPRLKVVARAGVGLDNVEVSAATARGVMVVNAPTSNIVSAAEQALALLLAVARNTASASAALKAGEWKRSKYTGVEIQGKTVGVVGLGRIGVLFAQRIAAFGTRLIAYDPYVQPARAAQLGVRLVGLEELLRESDFISIHLPKTPETVGLIGEKELAIVKPGVRIINAARGGLIDEQALADAIAEGRVGGAGIDVYSKEPCTASPLFAFDNVVATPHLGASTAEAQDKAGLAVAKSVKLALQGEFVPDAVNVQAGGVVAEDVRPLLPLAEKLGKVFTAVAGGVAASVTVEVRGEAVANEVSVLKLATTKGLFASVVEEQVTYVNAPLFAADRGVEVELTTFADSAEEPTLVTVRGALPDGRTVSVSGTVVVSGTRETIKLTEVDGFDIELTADGILLFFRYADRPGVVGAIGSILGESGVNIAAMQVARREAGGEALMTLTVDSSVGAELLTQSADVIGATAASAADLRDE, from the coding sequence ATGACTCCCGTCGCATTTACTCCGGTCGTGCTGATCGCTGAAGAGCTCGCTCCCGCCGCCATCGACGTGCTCGCGCACGACTTCGACGTCCGCCACGTGGATGGCACCGACCGCCCGGCCCTCCTCGCCGCGCTGTCCGAAGCCCACGCAGTGATCGTCCGCTCCGCCACACAGATCGACGCCGAGGCTGTCGCCGCCGCCCCCCGCCTCAAGGTCGTCGCCCGTGCCGGGGTCGGCCTCGACAACGTCGAGGTGTCCGCCGCCACCGCCCGCGGCGTCATGGTCGTCAACGCGCCCACCTCCAACATCGTCTCCGCCGCCGAGCAGGCCCTCGCGCTGCTCCTCGCGGTCGCGCGCAACACCGCCAGCGCCAGCGCCGCGCTCAAGGCCGGCGAGTGGAAGCGGTCGAAGTACACCGGCGTCGAGATCCAGGGCAAGACGGTGGGTGTTGTCGGCCTGGGGCGCATCGGCGTGCTCTTCGCCCAGCGGATCGCCGCGTTCGGCACCCGCCTGATCGCCTACGACCCGTACGTGCAGCCCGCTCGCGCGGCCCAGCTCGGCGTCCGCCTGGTCGGCCTGGAGGAGCTGCTGCGGGAGAGCGACTTCATCTCGATCCACCTGCCCAAGACGCCGGAGACCGTGGGCCTCATCGGCGAAAAGGAGCTGGCGATCGTCAAGCCGGGCGTGCGGATCATCAACGCCGCGCGCGGTGGCCTGATCGACGAGCAGGCGCTCGCGGACGCGATCGCCGAGGGCCGCGTGGGCGGCGCCGGCATCGACGTGTACTCGAAGGAGCCCTGCACCGCCTCGCCGCTGTTCGCGTTCGACAACGTGGTGGCCACGCCACACCTCGGCGCGTCCACCGCCGAGGCGCAGGACAAGGCCGGCCTCGCGGTGGCCAAGAGCGTCAAGCTCGCGCTGCAGGGCGAGTTCGTGCCGGACGCGGTCAACGTGCAGGCCGGCGGCGTGGTCGCCGAAGACGTGCGCCCGCTGCTCCCGCTCGCCGAAAAGCTCGGCAAGGTGTTCACCGCCGTCGCCGGTGGGGTCGCCGCCAGCGTCACCGTCGAGGTGCGGGGCGAGGCCGTCGCCAACGAGGTCTCGGTGCTCAAGCTCGCCACCACCAAGGGCCTGTTCGCCTCCGTGGTCGAGGAGCAGGTGACGTACGTCAACGCGCCGCTGTTCGCGGCCGACCGGGGCGTCGAGGTCGAGCTGACCACGTTCGCCGACTCGGCCGAGGAGCCGACGCTGGTGACGGTCCGCGGCGCACTGCCCGACGGGCGTACGGTCAGCGTCTCCGGCACGGTCGTGGTCAGCGGCACCCGGGAGACCATCAAGCTCACCGAGGTCGACGGCTTCGACATCGAGCTGACCGCCGACGGCATCCTGCTCTTCTTCCGGTACGCGGACCGGCCCGGTGTGGTCGGCGCGATCGGGTCGATCCTGGGCGAGTCGGGTGTCAACATCGCGGCCATGCAGGTGGCCCGGCGCGAGGCTGGCGGCGAGGCGCTGATGACGCTCACCGTCGACTCCTCGGTCGGTGCCGAGCTGCTCACCCAGTCCGCCGACGTGATCGGCGCGACCGCGGCGAGCGCGGCCGACCTGCGCGACGAGTAG
- the mpgS gene encoding mannosyl-3-phosphoglycerate synthase: MQTPSGRSPEGVFVTSRLRVWNYYARQPHLPPICLRLRALNRTLRYRRFMRLEQPHRTERFGAVRIHELQRVIELDSGAQRGADQGGSHSQLVPPDAMRVVEEELVVVIPCMNETRRVIEGVLSGIPHDCLIILVSNSARQPVDRYEIEVQSLEQFCRSAERPAMAIHQRDPGLAAAIKAAGMPELIDDEGLVRTGKGEAMLIGMAMAAMTGRRYLGYVDADNYVPGAVNEYCKAYAAGLHLASADSPYSMVRISWHSKPKLRDGRLFFSRRGRSSEVTNMFLNRLVAEYSGFGTEVIATGNAGEHALSLELGMQMRLAGGFAVEPFEYVELFEQFGGVLPVVSAHALPHSVPVLQIETRNPHFHDNKGEDHVKGMRMQALNVLYHSPVALPAVREAILEFMVSEGALVPGQEPPRERIYPPVGSLAFDTFLDALTSEATSFRQVGRELAKVDRHPFG; the protein is encoded by the coding sequence ATGCAGACGCCCTCCGGACGGTCTCCGGAGGGCGTCTTCGTTACCAGCAGATTGCGTGTATGGAACTATTACGCGCGGCAGCCCCACCTTCCCCCAATCTGTCTTCGCTTACGCGCACTTAATCGAACCCTCAGGTACCGTCGATTCATGCGTCTGGAGCAACCGCACCGAACCGAGCGCTTCGGCGCCGTCCGGATCCATGAGCTTCAGCGCGTCATCGAGCTCGACTCGGGCGCGCAACGCGGCGCTGACCAGGGCGGATCCCATAGTCAGCTGGTGCCACCCGACGCCATGCGTGTGGTCGAGGAGGAATTGGTCGTCGTTATTCCGTGTATGAATGAGACACGCAGAGTAATTGAGGGCGTGCTCTCTGGAATTCCGCACGACTGTCTCATCATTCTCGTCAGTAACAGTGCTCGCCAGCCCGTCGATCGGTACGAGATTGAGGTGCAGAGCCTGGAGCAGTTCTGCCGCTCGGCGGAGCGTCCGGCGATGGCGATTCACCAGCGTGACCCCGGTCTGGCGGCGGCGATCAAGGCGGCCGGGATGCCGGAGCTGATCGACGACGAAGGGCTGGTCCGCACCGGCAAGGGCGAGGCGATGCTGATCGGCATGGCGATGGCGGCCATGACCGGCCGGCGGTACCTGGGCTACGTCGACGCCGACAACTACGTGCCCGGCGCGGTCAACGAGTACTGCAAGGCCTACGCGGCCGGCCTGCACCTGGCCTCGGCCGACAGCCCGTACTCGATGGTCCGCATCTCCTGGCACTCCAAGCCCAAGCTGCGCGACGGACGCCTCTTCTTCAGCCGCCGCGGGCGCAGCTCCGAAGTCACGAACATGTTCCTCAACCGCCTCGTCGCCGAGTACTCCGGCTTCGGCACCGAGGTGATCGCGACCGGCAACGCCGGCGAGCACGCGCTCAGCCTCGAGCTCGGCATGCAGATGCGGCTGGCCGGCGGCTTCGCGGTCGAGCCGTTCGAGTACGTCGAGCTCTTCGAGCAGTTCGGCGGCGTGCTCCCGGTCGTCTCCGCGCACGCGCTGCCGCATTCGGTGCCCGTGCTGCAGATCGAGACGCGCAACCCGCACTTCCACGACAACAAGGGCGAGGACCACGTCAAGGGCATGCGGATGCAGGCGCTCAACGTGCTGTACCACTCGCCGGTCGCGCTTCCGGCGGTGCGCGAGGCGATCCTGGAGTTCATGGTCTCCGAGGGCGCGCTCGTGCCGGGCCAGGAGCCGCCGCGGGAGCGCATCTACCCGCCGGTCGGTTCGCTCGCCTTCGACACGTTCCTCGACGCGCTCACCTCGGAGGCGACGTCGTTCCGGCAGGTGGGTCGCGAGCTCGCCAAGGTGGACCGTCACCCGTTCGGGTAG
- the ilvC gene encoding ketol-acid reductoisomerase, producing MAAEVFYDDDADLGIIQGKKVAVIGYGSQGHAHALSLRDSGVEVRIGLPEGSKSRPKAQEQGLTVGTPAEVSEWADVIMLLAPDTAQRKIYAESIAPNLSEGKALFFGHGLNIRYGLIEPPANVDVAMVAPKGPGHLVRRQYVDGKGVPCLVAVEQDASGNALALALSYAKGIGGSRAGVIKTTFKEETETDLFGEQAVLCGGASALVQTGFEVLTEAGYAPEVAYFECLHELKLIVDLMYEGGIARMRYSVSDTAEYGDYTRGPRVIDERVKEEMRRILGEIQDGSFARELIAEDDAGRPNFNKYREQGAAHPIEDTGKKLRAMMSWVDRPITETA from the coding sequence GGGCCACGCCCACGCGCTGTCCCTCCGGGACTCCGGAGTCGAGGTGCGGATCGGCCTGCCCGAGGGGTCGAAGAGCCGGCCGAAGGCGCAGGAGCAGGGCCTGACGGTCGGTACGCCGGCCGAGGTCAGCGAGTGGGCCGACGTCATCATGCTGCTCGCGCCGGACACCGCGCAGCGGAAGATCTACGCCGAGTCGATCGCGCCGAACCTCTCCGAGGGCAAGGCACTGTTCTTCGGGCACGGGCTCAACATCCGGTACGGCCTGATCGAGCCGCCGGCCAACGTCGACGTGGCGATGGTCGCGCCGAAGGGCCCGGGTCACCTGGTCCGCCGCCAGTACGTGGACGGCAAGGGCGTACCGTGCCTCGTCGCCGTCGAGCAGGACGCCAGCGGCAACGCGCTCGCGCTGGCCCTGTCGTACGCCAAGGGCATCGGCGGCAGCCGGGCGGGCGTCATCAAGACGACGTTCAAGGAGGAGACCGAGACCGATCTCTTCGGCGAGCAGGCGGTGCTCTGCGGTGGCGCGTCCGCGCTGGTGCAGACCGGTTTCGAGGTGCTCACCGAGGCGGGGTACGCGCCCGAGGTGGCCTACTTCGAGTGCCTTCACGAGCTCAAGCTGATCGTCGACCTCATGTACGAGGGCGGCATCGCCCGCATGCGGTACAGCGTCTCGGACACCGCCGAGTACGGCGACTACACCCGCGGCCCGCGCGTGATCGACGAGCGGGTCAAGGAGGAGATGCGCCGCATCCTGGGCGAGATCCAGGACGGCAGCTTCGCCCGCGAGCTCATCGCCGAGGACGACGCCGGCCGCCCCAACTTCAACAAGTACCGTGAGCAGGGCGCCGCGCACCCGATCGAGGACACCGGCAAGAAGCTCCGGGCGATGATGAGCTGGGTCGACCGCCCGATCACCGAAACCGCCTAG